The proteins below are encoded in one region of Belonocnema kinseyi isolate 2016_QV_RU_SX_M_011 chromosome 5, B_treatae_v1, whole genome shotgun sequence:
- the LOC117173662 gene encoding glycine-rich cell wall structural protein 1-like, which translates to MGASGGSGGSGGRTGDGVGGGNGVGVGSRVGGGSGVGVASRVGGGTGVDAGSGLGGGSGVDVGSGVSGGTEVGGGSGIGGGFEIHRLFNVEGGSGTGEGLRTHRGLNVGEESASSQGGSGAGVGGGYGINGLSGVSGVSGGSGVSGVSGLGGGSGVAGGLGIRRELYIGGASSEGLKKGGFGLSINGGAGGANAVSLGQGETVPDAGSGAAAGARAGAGVGSGVSGGSGVGGGSGSGGGSGVGGGTGLGGGSGLDGGSGVGGGASAEGSAAGRANEGTSAGASGGSKAKAGADAETSGGSGGSGGSTASRALASAAASTESGSRS; encoded by the exons ATGGGTGCATCAGGTGGATCAGGTGGATCAGGAG GACGAACTGGAGATGGTGTAGGTGGAGGAAATGGAGTAGGAGTAGGATCTAGAGTAGGTGGAGGATCTGGCGTAGGAGTAGCATCTAGAGTGGGTGGAGGAACTGGAGTAGATGCAGGATCTGGACTAGGTGGAGGATCTGGAGTAGATGTAGGATCTGGAGTAAGTGGAGGAACTGAAGTAGGTGGAGGATCTGGAATAGGTGGAGGATTTGAAATACATCGACTATTTAACGTAGAAGGAGGATCTGGAACAGGTGAAGGATTGAGAACACATCGAGGACTTAACGTAGGTGAAGAAAGTGCATCATCACAAG GAGGATCTGGAGCTGGAGTCGGTGGAGGATATGGAATAAATGGATTATCTGGAGTAAGTGGAGTAAGTGGAGGATCTGGGGTATCTGGAGTATCTGGACTAGGTGGAGGATCTGGGGTAGCTGGAGGGCTTGGAATACGTCGAGAACTTTACATAGGCGGAGCATCTTCAGAAG GTTTAAAAAAAGGAGGATTTGGCCTTAGCATAAATGGTGGAGCTGGAGGAGCAAATGCAGTTTCTTTAGGACAAG GAGAAACTGTACCTGACGCTGGATCTGGAGCTGCAGCTGGAGCTAGAGCTGGTGCAGGTGTAGGATCTGGAGTAAGTGGAGGATCTGGAGTAGGTGGAGGATCTGGATCAGGTGGAGGATCTGGAGTAGGTGGAGGAACTGGATTAGGTGGAGGATCTGGATTAGATGGAGGATCTGGAGTAGGTGGAGGTGCATCAGCAGAAG GTAGTGCAGCTGGCCGAGCAAATGAAGGTACATCAGCAGGTGCATCAGGAG GATCTAAAGCTAAAGCTGGAGCAGATGCAGAAACATCAGGTGGATCAGGTGGATCAGGTGGATCGACTGCATCACGTGCATTAGCATCAGCAGCAGCATCTACAGAATCAGGATCAAGAAGCTAA